A genome region from Camelina sativa cultivar DH55 chromosome 10, Cs, whole genome shotgun sequence includes the following:
- the LOC109127054 gene encoding probable non-specific lipid-transfer protein AKCS9 has translation MKMKLTALVFIVFVLFSLALSKAEAACDIQDLKVCLPAVIGGSPPTTECCTKLKDNQSCLCDYLKNPLVVPYKTSAKQVFEACGIPVPVC, from the coding sequence ATGAAGATGAAGTTAACTGCATTAGTTTTCATCGTGTTTGTTCTGTTCTCTCTGGCTCTGTCCAAAGCAGAGGCGGCATGCGACATCCAAGATCTTAAAGTATGTCTACCAGCAGTTATAGGAGGATCCCCACCGACAACGGAGTGTTGCACCAAATTAAAAGATAATCAATCATGTTTGTGTGATTACTTGAAAAATCCATTGGTTGTTCCATATAAGACATCTGCTAAACAAGTTTTTGAAGCTTGTGGTATACCTGTTCCTGTTTGTTAA
- the LOC104720653 gene encoding uncharacterized protein LOC104720653, with translation MVHVLEEKMYPLWLDAYEHTNPHLDELIKDLIHNCLSLDAWSCVKTVGISSKKKKRSVEAAKEKDERGCNPKKKRLTDSDPKSEQGENVTNTEEDKDEKKISFDIWRAIEKMNETIFELGNTLNSRMDALESKFETFVEKKMTVLEEKMSERIKAVEKERNEAKDAGIPNDATSHTIEDDEGTSKAPSWIVEMKQTSHDEYPVQRAVRKVYTVINKEKKEEDEISENLPLLEKKESIKVEKKNTSDSRIFTQGSYHRPLVTSFDPKKKKKRGIFCYDRRLKDNPEVKKLFLEAWNLHGDSKVDERISSRKDAIMTWSKKQHLNSQKENFNLIDQLEEAMVDDSAPQELIDLLNANLLLAYKKEEAF, from the exons ATGGTTCAtgttttagaggaaaaaatgtATCCTCTATGGTTGGACGCATATGAGCATACGAATCCACACCTAGACGAGCTCATTAAAGATCTCATTCATAACTGTTTGTCTCTAGATGCTTGGAGTTGTGTCAAAACGGTTGGTATAagttcaaaaaagaagaaaagaagtgttGAAGCTGCTAAGGAGAAGGACGAAAGAGGGTGCAATCctaagaaaaagagattgaCAGATAGTGATCCTAAATCTGAACAAGGAGAAAATGTAACAAACACGGAG GAAGATAAAGATGAGAAGAaaatttcttttgatatttggAGGGCGATTGAAAAAATGAATGAGACTATTTTTGAGTTGGGCAACACCCTCAACAGTCGAATGGATGCTTTGGAGAGCAAATTTGAAACATTTGTTGAAAAGAAAATGACTGTgttagaagagaagatgagtgaGAGGATTAAAGCagtggagaaagaaagaaatgaggCAAAAGATGCTGGTATACCAAACGATGCCACTTCGCACACCATTGAGGATGATGAGGGAACAAGTAAAGCACCT TCATGGATTGTTGAGATGAAGCAGACATCACATGATGAATATCCAGTTCAAAGAGCGGTCAGGAAGGTATACACTGTCATCaataaggagaagaaagaagaagatgagatatcAGAGAATCTTCCTctcttggagaagaaggaatctattaaggttgagaagaagaacacTTCTGAtagtaggattttcacccagg GTTCATACCACCGACCGTTGGTTACATCCTTTGAtcctaagaagaaaaagaaaagaggaattTTCTGTTATGATAGACGGCTAAAGGATAATCCTGAGGTTAAAAAACTTTTCCTCGAGGCATGGAACTTACACGGAGACTCCAAGGTAGATGAGAGAATCTCATCCCGCAAAGATGCCATTATGACCTGGAGTAAAAAGCAACATCTCAATAGccaaaaagagaattttaaccTCATAGACCAACTAGAGGAAGCAATGGTGGATGACAGTGCACCCCAAGAGCTTATTGATCTTTTAAACGCTAACCTTCTCTTAGCTTACAAGAAAGAGGAAGCCTTCTGA